Part of the Imperialibacter roseus genome, TGTTTCTGGCTCAGAATATGAATACGGACCTGGGCACATCAATACTTTCCATACTTTTGGCTATCGCTATTCACTGAAATTATTACTGTCAGTCTATTGACAATAGACTAAATGTCGACTGAAACAACAGCGATTTTTACCACACTTCAATTTTAAGATCAGCTTCTCAGTACTAAAAATGGATTCACGGAATAGTGGATGTACGTTTTGAAATGAACTAAAAATAAGGAATAAAAATACGCTAAAGAACCATCCCACATAAGTTGATAAAATAAATATAGCCTGTTTGGTAGATATTTAGGGGATGTCACAAATAAAAAAATACAAAAATTGGAGCACTACCACCAATATCATGTCAGAGAGTACCGAAACTGTTCACCTAACACGGCAAACCTTACTCCTTACTCCTTACTCCCTCCTCCACTTCTTCTTCTCACTTAGCTTTTTCTTGGCGTCTATGCGTCTCTGCACCGCCGCCTTGCCGGGTTTGGTAGGCTTACGGGCTTTCTTTCGCTCAAACGCTTGCTGTATCAGCGAAGAAAGTTTCCTTATTACCTCCTCTTTGTTTTTCAGTTGGGAGCGACTCTCATGCGAGCTCAGCAATAGTTCACCCTCCTTTGTTAGTTTGTTGGCCAGCTTGCTAAGAAGAATGGCCTTCTGTTCGTCGCTGATTATTGCCGACTCCTGGATGCTCCACCTCAAGGTCACCTTCGTGCTGACTTTGTTTACATGCTGCCCACCCGGCCCGCCACCAGTGGTCGCCGAGAAAACCAGTTCCGTAAGAATGTCTTGTATAGCCGGAGAGGCAGGATAGCTCATTGCACTTTGGATTACTCGCTTAGCTTTTCAATGGGTTGAAGTGTTACTTTTCGGAACTCTACCTCTGAGCCTTCGGCCTGTAACGCAATCTGTCCTTCACTT contains:
- the arfB gene encoding alternative ribosome rescue aminoacyl-tRNA hydrolase ArfB, which produces MSYPASPAIQDILTELVFSATTGGGPGGQHVNKVSTKVTLRWSIQESAIISDEQKAILLSKLANKLTKEGELLLSSHESRSQLKNKEEVIRKLSSLIQQAFERKKARKPTKPGKAAVQRRIDAKKKLSEKKKWRRE